A DNA window from Paenibacillus andongensis contains the following coding sequences:
- a CDS encoding inositol monophosphatase family protein encodes MNRNEWSSAKEVAVKAAWKAGELAKERFGGKLDIQHKDDRGDLVTEVDVLSDRLIVEDILAVFPGHRIYSEEAGEGGANSDWVWHVDPLDGTNNFALGIPLYGVCISLSYQGQIVLGVIRDSALGLNYVAVKGEGAWQEDVKLEAKPKGALVKSTISWIQGHGVGKDDHRALRLRHHLEHSVKRVLRMWAPSLTWAMLARGDLHGVVLYNSEGEDLYAGLLLAQEAGVKVTDFAGNPVAMLGGLGVGVGVSVGASEGAGASTSASASAGISTSSEVGEELALAVYLVAAVPEYHAELLKLVQEAIKVE; translated from the coding sequence ATGAATCGAAACGAGTGGTCATCAGCAAAAGAGGTTGCCGTGAAAGCCGCATGGAAAGCAGGAGAGCTGGCAAAAGAACGATTCGGGGGCAAGTTGGATATTCAGCACAAGGATGATCGCGGAGATTTGGTCACCGAAGTGGATGTCTTGTCGGATCGTTTGATTGTGGAAGACATCCTGGCGGTATTTCCAGGTCATCGTATATATAGTGAAGAAGCGGGTGAAGGAGGGGCAAACAGCGATTGGGTATGGCACGTCGATCCGCTGGATGGCACGAATAATTTTGCCTTAGGCATACCGCTTTACGGCGTTTGCATCTCTTTGAGCTATCAGGGACAAATTGTCTTAGGAGTGATCCGCGATTCGGCTTTGGGGCTGAATTATGTTGCCGTTAAGGGCGAAGGTGCTTGGCAGGAGGATGTTAAGCTTGAGGCGAAGCCGAAAGGTGCGCTGGTCAAGTCCACAATTTCATGGATTCAAGGCCATGGGGTTGGCAAGGATGATCACAGAGCGCTCAGGCTAAGGCATCATCTAGAGCATTCGGTTAAAAGAGTGCTGCGCATGTGGGCACCGTCATTGACCTGGGCGATGCTCGCCAGAGGCGACCTGCATGGTGTCGTGCTGTACAACTCCGAAGGTGAGGATTTGTACGCGGGTTTGCTGCTCGCGCAGGAGGCCGGCGTGAAGGTGACGGATTTTGCGGGTAATCCAGTTGCTATGCTTGGGGGCTTGGGCGTGGGTGTAGGTGTGAGTGTAGGTGCGAGTGAGGGTGCGGGTGCAAGTACAAGTGCGAGTGCAAGTGCAGGTATAAGTACAAGCTCCGAGGTGGGGGAAGAGTTGGCTCTGGCGGTTTACTTGGTGGCTGCTGTGCCGGAGTATCATGCGGAGCTGCTGAAATTGGTGCAGGAAGCCATCAAAGTAGAATAA
- a CDS encoding dicarboxylate/amino acid:cation symporter — MNNNLVTAFQTNWVSLVVSIIIIGVLVFLAKKRVSFGSRVFIGLGLGLVAGVVFNQLGLQYKSVSTIGTIYVNLIKMLVMPLVLILVINSISSLSSLGQLRKLGLKTIGWFLLTTGIAALIGLVVALAIDPGNGIAQAVPKDFKAREIPTFSQVILDLVPSNPINDMATGKVVPVLIFAIFVAVAIVHVGSKKPESVAAVKSFITSATVVVHQVVKYVIRLTPYGVYALIAAMAAKYGLDTLAPLAKIILTSYVALIIHFVLIFGGLVLFVAKVNPIKFFKKAYPTIAVAFTTRSSYATLPVNLEVITKRLRVSPRIASFVAPLGATMNFNGCGGVWPAVVAIFVAKVYNLPLGISEYLILILVSVVSSIGVAGVPGPAAISTTVVLTALGLPLEGMGLVLGVEALIDMGRTAVNATGTTVTALLVAESEGEFDRAAFDRDEEDDLELATA, encoded by the coding sequence GTGAATAACAATTTAGTGACGGCATTCCAAACCAACTGGGTCAGCCTAGTCGTATCAATTATTATTATCGGGGTCCTCGTCTTTTTGGCGAAGAAAAGAGTTAGCTTTGGTAGCCGCGTTTTCATCGGTTTAGGACTTGGGTTAGTAGCAGGGGTCGTTTTTAATCAACTGGGGCTTCAATATAAAAGTGTGAGTACGATCGGAACGATCTATGTGAATTTGATCAAAATGCTCGTTATGCCTTTAGTACTTATTCTTGTCATCAATAGTATTTCATCGTTATCGAGTCTAGGTCAGCTGCGTAAACTGGGTTTGAAAACGATCGGTTGGTTTTTGCTAACAACAGGAATCGCGGCGCTGATCGGATTGGTTGTCGCTTTGGCGATTGATCCAGGTAACGGAATTGCACAGGCTGTGCCGAAAGATTTTAAAGCAAGAGAAATCCCCACGTTCTCACAGGTTATTCTGGACTTGGTTCCTTCCAATCCAATTAACGATATGGCGACTGGGAAGGTTGTACCGGTTCTGATCTTCGCGATTTTTGTTGCCGTAGCAATTGTACATGTCGGCTCGAAAAAGCCGGAAAGTGTAGCAGCCGTTAAATCGTTTATTACATCAGCAACAGTTGTTGTTCACCAAGTAGTTAAGTATGTTATCCGTCTGACACCTTATGGGGTGTACGCGTTGATCGCAGCTATGGCTGCTAAATATGGTTTGGACACACTAGCTCCATTGGCTAAAATTATTCTAACTTCTTATGTAGCTTTGATCATTCACTTTGTGTTGATTTTCGGTGGTTTGGTTCTTTTCGTGGCAAAAGTAAACCCAATCAAATTCTTCAAAAAGGCTTATCCGACGATTGCTGTCGCATTCACAACACGCAGCAGTTATGCAACGCTGCCTGTGAACTTGGAAGTGATCACGAAGCGTCTTCGTGTATCGCCGCGTATTGCAAGCTTCGTGGCACCGCTTGGCGCAACGATGAACTTCAATGGTTGCGGCGGGGTTTGGCCGGCGGTTGTGGCGATTTTCGTAGCGAAGGTTTACAATCTTCCGCTTGGCATTTCCGAATACCTTATTCTTATCTTGGTTAGTGTGGTTTCCTCCATTGGTGTGGCCGGCGTTCCGGGTCCTGCTGCGATTTCGACAACAGTTGTACTTACAGCTTTAGGCTTACCTTTGGAAGGTATGGGTCTGGTGCTTGGAGTTGAGGCACTGATCGACATGGGTCGTACAGCAGTTAATGCTACAGGAACAACAGTTACAGCTTTGCTCGTGGCTGAGTCTGAGGGAGAATTCGATCGTGCTGCATTTGACCGCGACGAAGAGGATGACCTCGAATTGGCTACTGCGTAA
- a CDS encoding NAD(P)/FAD-dependent oxidoreductase produces MTYDVIVIGGGSAGLMASIAASADGAKVLLVDKGDKLGRKLGISGGGRCNVTNNKDMDELIKHIPGNGRFLYSALTHFSNKDIIDFFENLGIRLKEEDNGRMFPVSDKAKTVVDALIGQVRRQGVEIRTNSPVKMVLYKDGSVQGVRLQSGETMNSKAVIIASGGCSVPHTGSTGDGYAWAEAGGHTITQLFPTEVPLTSKEAFIRSRELQGLSLRDVTLSVWNAKGKSIISHRGDMLFTHFGLSGPIALRCSQFVVKELNKSERKEVLLTVDLFPDLSTDEVYNQSMALAKAEAKKAIKNVLKPLLSDRLIPIMLEKSGLDDQLTYDNIPKQKWLELCKRMKAFPIIVKGTLSLEEAFVTGGGVQLKEIDPSTMQSKLVNGLYFCGEILDIHGYTGGYNITAAFSTGFMAGKNAAQQA; encoded by the coding sequence ATGACATATGATGTAATTGTAATTGGCGGCGGTTCCGCTGGGCTTATGGCCAGCATTGCTGCGAGTGCAGATGGCGCGAAGGTGCTTTTGGTGGATAAAGGGGACAAGCTGGGGCGTAAGCTCGGGATATCCGGCGGCGGCAGATGCAACGTAACGAACAACAAAGACATGGATGAATTGATCAAGCATATTCCAGGCAACGGGCGCTTCTTATATAGTGCTTTAACCCATTTCAGCAATAAGGACATCATTGATTTCTTTGAAAATCTCGGCATCCGCCTGAAGGAAGAGGACAACGGTCGCATGTTCCCCGTTAGCGACAAGGCCAAAACCGTCGTAGACGCGTTGATCGGCCAAGTTCGCAGGCAAGGTGTCGAGATCCGGACGAACAGTCCGGTCAAGATGGTCTTGTACAAGGACGGCAGCGTCCAAGGCGTCCGTCTGCAGTCCGGCGAAACGATGAACAGCAAAGCTGTCATCATTGCTTCCGGCGGATGCTCTGTCCCGCATACCGGCTCAACAGGAGACGGTTATGCTTGGGCCGAAGCTGGTGGCCACACCATCACGCAGCTCTTTCCGACCGAGGTTCCGTTAACCTCGAAGGAAGCTTTTATCCGCAGCCGTGAGCTGCAAGGACTTTCCTTGCGTGACGTGACGCTCAGCGTGTGGAACGCCAAAGGGAAGTCGATCATTTCACATCGCGGCGATATGCTTTTTACGCATTTTGGTTTGTCGGGGCCGATTGCGCTGCGCTGTAGTCAGTTCGTCGTGAAAGAGCTCAACAAATCAGAGCGCAAAGAAGTCTTGCTCACTGTGGATCTCTTTCCGGATCTAAGCACGGACGAAGTTTACAACCAAAGCATGGCTCTCGCCAAAGCTGAAGCCAAAAAAGCGATCAAAAACGTGCTTAAGCCTCTCTTATCCGATCGATTAATCCCGATCATGCTCGAGAAGTCCGGCTTAGACGATCAGCTTACATACGACAACATCCCGAAGCAAAAATGGCTCGAGCTGTGCAAACGGATGAAAGCTTTCCCTATTATCGTCAAAGGAACACTCTCCCTCGAGGAAGCCTTTGTCACAGGCGGCGGCGTTCAATTGAAAGAAATCGATCCAAGCACCATGCAATCGAAGCTGGTGAATGGGCTTTATTTCTGTGGTGAAATCCTCGATATTCACGGCTATACAGGCGGTTATAACATTACCGCGGCTTTTTCAACGGGCTTTATGGCTGGTAAAAATGCTGCTCAGCAGGCATAA